The following proteins are co-located in the Opitutaceae bacterium genome:
- a CDS encoding RNA-binding S4 domain-containing protein yields the protein MNPQASESGSRIDKWLWAVRLYRTRSLASDACRAGSVKIADQPVKPARDVHEGEIISVRQGVVNRTLIVRAVPKSRVGAPLVADYCDEQTPAAEWEKAREQRIQHLLQRERGSGRPTKRDRRQIDRLLG from the coding sequence TTGAATCCCCAGGCCTCGGAATCCGGTTCACGCATCGACAAGTGGCTTTGGGCGGTCCGCCTATACAGGACGCGCAGCCTGGCTTCCGACGCCTGTCGCGCGGGGAGCGTGAAGATTGCCGACCAGCCGGTGAAGCCGGCGCGGGATGTTCATGAAGGGGAGATCATTTCGGTGCGGCAGGGTGTTGTGAATCGAACACTGATCGTGCGTGCGGTGCCAAAATCGCGTGTGGGAGCTCCGCTTGTGGCGGACTACTGTGACGAGCAGACGCCTGCGGCCGAATGGGAGAAGGCCAGGGAACAGCGCATCCAGCATCTTTTGCAGCGGGAGCGCGGATCCGGTCGGCCCACGAAGCGGGATCGACGTCAGATCGACAGGCTCCTGGGTTAG
- a CDS encoding DUF3016 domain-containing protein — protein MKPLQLLLILSLAGTAAVYAADNKIPTTRVEVNFTDPENFTDVKDSSFGTEKGRDAILSEIREYITRRADKLLPAGQKLTITFSDIDLAGEYEPWRGPRADDIRIVKDIYPPRFKFSYKVTNAAGAVVKQGEENITDLAFMMRLTIDRQDPLRYEKDILNDWMGAKLRETK, from the coding sequence ATGAAACCACTACAACTGCTTCTGATTCTCTCTCTGGCGGGAACCGCTGCGGTATACGCGGCGGACAACAAGATTCCCACCACGCGTGTCGAGGTGAACTTCACAGACCCTGAAAACTTCACGGACGTGAAGGACAGTTCCTTTGGCACTGAAAAAGGCCGCGACGCAATCCTGTCCGAGATCCGCGAGTACATCACGCGGCGTGCGGACAAGCTGCTTCCTGCGGGCCAGAAACTGACCATCACGTTCAGCGACATCGACCTCGCCGGTGAATATGAGCCCTGGCGCGGACCGCGTGCGGACGACATCCGCATTGTGAAGGACATCTATCCACCTCGCTTCAAGTTCAGCTATAAAGTCACCAATGCGGCGGGTGCCGTCGTAAAGCAGGGAGAGGAGAACATCACCGACCTTGCGTTCATGATGCGCCTGACTATCGATCGTCAGGATCCGCTGCGGTATGAGAAGGACATCCTCAATGACTGGATGGGCGCAAAACTGCGCGAAACCAAGTAG
- a CDS encoding AbrB/MazE/SpoVT family DNA-binding domain-containing protein, translating to MIKLHLTQKGQTTFPKPMREWLGVEPGGDVLVEFHEGRVTLRADASPAGMLARYARPRHKRTVEKSIGRHLGALDAATRDT from the coding sequence ATGATCAAATTGCACCTCACGCAGAAAGGCCAGACGACGTTTCCCAAACCGATGCGGGAGTGGCTCGGCGTCGAGCCGGGCGGCGACGTCCTGGTTGAATTCCACGAAGGCAGGGTGACGCTGCGCGCGGATGCCAGCCCGGCGGGAATGCTGGCACGGTATGCCCGGCCGAGGCACAAGCGGACGGTGGAAAAGTCGATCGGCAGACACTTGGGCGCCCTCGATGCCGCGACGCGCGATACTTGA
- a CDS encoding ATP-binding cassette domain-containing protein, whose translation MSLFSLLDVSLSFGGPYILEKANFQVDPGERVCLLGRNGAGKSTLMKIIAGEIKPDSGQVFREPGAVFTRLTQEIPAGIEGDVRTLVTSGLRPPHDHEEEWERDVRVDDLVARLQLDPEAEFSQLSGGLKRRALLARALAGQPDLLLLDEPTNHLDVDSILWLEDFLLSEKISLFFVTHDRAFLRRLATRIVDLDRGRLASWACDYDTYLVRKQEVLEAEERQQALFDKKLAQEEVWIRKGVKAQRSRAQGRIHALMKMRAERAARRERTGNATMRLAEAERSGVKVVEADRISFAFADGKPLVSDFTTLITRGDKIGLIGPNGAGKTTLIKLLLGELKPTSGEIKHGTGLEVVYFDQFRGQIDDNRTVADNIADGNETVTIDGRTRHVISYLQDFLFSPDRARTPARVLSGGERNRLLLARLFTKPANVLVMDEPTNDLDAETLDLLEDLLVEYQGTLLVVSHDRDFLDNVVTSTLVFEGNGSIGEYVGGYSDWVKEKEKAAAAAAAMAARAVAPARPASGGASIKPRRLTAKEQRELEGLPSQIEKIEAEQEELSGRLADPSFYQQPAEIVAAARARVFELEAEHATAFARWEELEALK comes from the coding sequence ATGTCCCTGTTCAGCCTGCTCGACGTTTCACTCAGCTTTGGTGGTCCCTACATCCTGGAAAAGGCCAATTTCCAGGTGGATCCGGGGGAGCGCGTGTGCCTGCTCGGGCGCAATGGCGCGGGAAAATCGACGCTGATGAAAATCATCGCCGGAGAAATCAAGCCCGACTCCGGCCAGGTCTTCCGCGAACCCGGTGCCGTCTTCACCCGGCTGACGCAGGAGATCCCGGCGGGCATTGAGGGTGATGTGCGCACCCTGGTGACATCGGGCCTGCGTCCGCCGCACGATCATGAGGAGGAGTGGGAGCGGGACGTGCGGGTTGACGATCTCGTCGCACGGCTGCAGCTCGATCCGGAAGCCGAGTTTTCCCAGCTTTCGGGAGGATTGAAACGCCGCGCCCTGCTTGCGCGCGCGCTTGCCGGCCAGCCGGATCTGCTCCTGCTGGACGAGCCCACCAACCATCTCGACGTCGATTCGATCCTGTGGCTTGAGGATTTTCTGCTCTCGGAAAAGATCTCGCTGTTCTTCGTGACGCACGACCGGGCGTTCCTGCGCCGGCTGGCGACGCGGATTGTCGATCTCGATCGCGGGCGGCTTGCGAGCTGGGCGTGCGACTACGACACGTACCTTGTGCGCAAGCAGGAGGTGTTGGAGGCGGAGGAGCGGCAGCAGGCGCTCTTTGACAAGAAGCTGGCGCAGGAGGAGGTGTGGATCCGCAAGGGAGTGAAGGCCCAGCGTTCGCGCGCGCAGGGTCGCATCCACGCGCTCATGAAAATGAGGGCGGAGCGGGCGGCGCGCCGCGAGCGGACGGGCAATGCCACCATGCGGCTGGCCGAAGCCGAGCGATCGGGAGTCAAGGTCGTCGAGGCCGACCGGATCTCGTTCGCCTTCGCGGACGGAAAGCCGCTTGTGAGCGATTTCACCACGCTGATCACGCGGGGTGACAAGATCGGTTTGATAGGTCCCAACGGCGCGGGAAAAACAACTCTCATCAAGCTGCTGCTTGGGGAACTGAAACCGACCTCCGGGGAGATCAAGCACGGCACCGGACTCGAGGTGGTTTATTTCGATCAGTTTCGCGGGCAGATCGACGACAACCGGACGGTCGCGGACAATATCGCGGATGGGAACGAGACCGTCACGATCGACGGACGGACGAGACATGTGATCAGCTACCTTCAGGACTTTCTCTTTTCGCCGGATCGTGCGCGCACGCCGGCTCGCGTGCTTTCCGGCGGCGAACGAAACCGGCTGCTGCTGGCGCGCCTGTTCACCAAGCCGGCGAATGTGCTGGTGATGGACGAGCCGACCAACGACCTCGATGCCGAGACGCTCGATCTGCTCGAGGACCTGCTCGTGGAATATCAGGGCACGCTTCTCGTGGTGAGCCACGACCGCGATTTTCTGGACAATGTGGTGACCAGTACGCTGGTGTTCGAAGGCAATGGCTCCATAGGAGAGTATGTCGGCGGTTACAGCGACTGGGTGAAGGAAAAGGAAAAGGCTGCCGCGGCGGCAGCCGCCATGGCTGCGCGGGCCGTTGCTCCGGCAAGACCGGCCTCCGGAGGCGCGTCAATCAAGCCCCGCAGACTTACAGCGAAGGAACAGCGGGAACTTGAGGGCCTCCCGTCGCAAATCGAAAAGATCGAGGCTGAGCAGGAGGAATTGTCCGGCAGGCTGGCCGATCCGTCCTTCTACCAGCAGCCTGCCGAAATCGTGGCGGCGGCGCGCGCGCGCGTGTTCGAGCTTGAGGCGGAGCACGCGACGGCGTTTGCGCGCTGGGAGGAACTCGAGGCGCTCAAGTAG
- a CDS encoding PIN domain-containing protein, which translates to MPRRAILDANVVLRYLLADHARQSPEAVELIERAPDGTLHLPAIILAEVTWTLKSHFGVPRDQIAAAIQRVLARPSIAADATTLDAVARYASTSLDFADCALAAEGASNGLTVATFDKDYRRFPDVAAKRPRELLADLTPPAGE; encoded by the coding sequence ATGCCGCGACGCGCGATACTTGATGCCAACGTCGTGCTGCGCTACCTGCTTGCGGACCATGCCAGGCAGTCTCCGGAAGCGGTGGAGCTGATTGAGCGCGCGCCCGACGGCACGCTTCACCTGCCCGCAATCATCCTGGCGGAGGTCACGTGGACCCTCAAATCGCACTTCGGCGTGCCGCGCGACCAGATCGCCGCGGCCATTCAGCGTGTCCTGGCGCGGCCCTCCATCGCCGCGGATGCAACGACACTCGACGCCGTCGCCCGCTACGCCAGCACCAGTCTCGATTTCGCGGACTGCGCGCTGGCGGCGGAAGGTGCGTCCAATGGGCTGACCGTCGCCACCTTCGACAAGGATTACCGAAGGTTCCCGGACGTCGCGGCGAAGCGCCCACGCGAGCTTCTGGCAGACCTCACACCACCTGCTGGAGAGTAG
- a CDS encoding FdhF/YdeP family oxidoreductase: protein MSLPTSDAPMPSAQPPPEANPPHLGPGSKAAAGLKAVIKTGEHALGRAGVWAGTRALLKVNQIDGFDCQSCAWPNPDTDRHTFEFCENGAKAVADEAMTARVDRDFFARHSIAELLGRSDYWLNRQGRLTEPMIRRPGAAHYSPVSWGEAFGTIAHELRGLSTPDAAAFYTSGRTSNEAAFLYQLFARQFGTNNLPDCSNMCHESSGAALNATIGVGKGTVTMEDFLKAELILVVGQNPGTNHPRMLSTLAEAKGGGATIVSINPLPEIGNFRFKNPQDLLNPLKAVKLLLQPGTPLSDHWLQVRIAGDLALFKGLMKGMLEIEDAAPGTVFDHAFIREHTDGFEPLIADLRATPWESIVEAAGVGRGEIERVSLLAARSKATICCWAMGLTQQPQAVATIQQIVNFLLLRGSIGRPGAGVCPVRGHSNVQGDRTMGIFEKMPDEWLDRLDREFGFKSPRKHGHDTVDAIRAMHRGDVSVFFGLGGNFLSATPDTEFTGEALRRCALTVHVSTKLNRAHLVTGRTALILPCLGRSERDRQAAGEQFVTVEDSMGIISSSRGHAEPASPDLLSEPAIVARLGAAVLGARTSVPWHDLAADYDRIRDHIARVVPGFEDFNERIRQGVFHLPNAVRDQRVWRTISKKARFTVAPIRRSTLRGGEFVMMTIRTHDQFNTTVYGLDDRYRGVYGGRRVVFMQEDDIKSSGLMAGQLADLANHFGGVTRVARGFMVAPYSIPRGCVATYFPEANVLVPVDSTAEISNTPTSKYVVVTISPSADLTDES, encoded by the coding sequence ATGTCCCTGCCCACTTCAGACGCGCCGATGCCTTCCGCCCAGCCTCCGCCGGAAGCGAATCCTCCTCACCTGGGGCCGGGATCGAAAGCCGCCGCGGGCCTGAAGGCCGTCATCAAGACCGGTGAGCATGCGCTCGGAAGGGCGGGCGTTTGGGCCGGCACCCGGGCGCTGCTCAAGGTCAACCAGATCGACGGTTTCGACTGCCAGTCCTGCGCATGGCCGAATCCGGACACGGACCGCCACACCTTTGAGTTCTGCGAAAACGGCGCCAAGGCGGTTGCGGACGAGGCGATGACGGCGCGCGTCGACCGGGATTTTTTCGCCAGACATTCGATCGCAGAACTTCTTGGACGGAGCGACTACTGGCTGAACCGCCAGGGCCGCCTGACCGAGCCCATGATCCGGCGTCCGGGGGCGGCGCACTATTCCCCGGTTTCCTGGGGCGAGGCGTTCGGGACGATTGCGCACGAGCTCCGCGGCCTGTCCACGCCGGATGCCGCGGCATTCTACACATCGGGGAGAACCAGCAACGAGGCCGCGTTTCTCTATCAGCTTTTCGCGCGGCAGTTTGGCACCAACAATCTGCCCGACTGCTCGAACATGTGCCACGAGAGCAGCGGCGCGGCGCTGAACGCGACCATCGGGGTGGGCAAGGGAACGGTGACGATGGAGGATTTCCTCAAGGCAGAGCTCATCCTTGTCGTCGGCCAGAATCCCGGCACGAACCACCCGCGCATGCTCTCGACCCTGGCGGAGGCGAAGGGCGGGGGGGCGACCATAGTATCCATTAATCCACTACCCGAGATCGGCAATTTTCGCTTCAAGAACCCCCAGGACCTGCTCAATCCGCTCAAGGCTGTGAAGCTCCTGCTTCAGCCGGGCACGCCTTTGAGCGACCACTGGCTTCAGGTGCGCATTGCCGGGGATCTGGCGCTCTTCAAGGGACTGATGAAGGGCATGCTTGAAATTGAGGATGCGGCGCCCGGCACCGTGTTTGACCACGCGTTCATCCGCGAGCACACGGACGGATTTGAGCCACTGATCGCGGACCTGCGGGCGACGCCGTGGGAGTCGATTGTCGAAGCCGCAGGGGTCGGGCGCGGGGAGATCGAGCGCGTATCGCTGCTGGCCGCGCGGTCGAAGGCGACCATCTGCTGCTGGGCCATGGGCCTGACACAGCAGCCGCAGGCGGTTGCCACCATCCAGCAGATCGTCAACTTCCTTCTCCTGCGCGGCAGCATCGGGCGGCCGGGCGCCGGGGTCTGTCCGGTGCGCGGACATTCGAATGTCCAGGGCGACCGCACCATGGGAATCTTTGAGAAGATGCCGGATGAGTGGCTGGACCGCCTCGATCGTGAGTTCGGCTTCAAATCGCCGAGGAAACACGGTCATGACACGGTGGATGCGATTCGTGCGATGCATCGGGGCGATGTGAGCGTCTTTTTCGGACTCGGCGGCAATTTCCTTTCGGCGACTCCCGACACTGAATTCACCGGTGAGGCGCTTCGTCGGTGCGCGCTGACCGTGCATGTCTCGACCAAGCTGAATCGCGCGCACCTGGTGACCGGTCGCACGGCGCTGATCCTGCCGTGCCTTGGCCGCAGCGAACGGGACCGCCAGGCGGCGGGCGAGCAGTTTGTCACCGTGGAGGACTCGATGGGCATCATCAGCTCCTCGCGCGGCCATGCGGAACCGGCGTCACCCGATCTTCTCAGCGAACCTGCTATCGTGGCGCGGCTCGGCGCGGCTGTTCTTGGCGCACGCACGTCCGTGCCATGGCATGACCTCGCCGCCGACTACGACCGGATTCGCGATCACATTGCGCGCGTTGTGCCGGGATTCGAGGATTTCAACGAGCGAATTCGCCAAGGGGTTTTCCACCTGCCAAATGCCGTGCGGGATCAGCGGGTTTGGAGGACGATTTCAAAGAAAGCGCGCTTCACCGTGGCGCCAATCAGACGCTCCACTCTGCGGGGCGGCGAATTCGTGATGATGACGATCCGCACCCATGACCAATTCAACACGACGGTGTACGGGCTCGATGATCGCTATCGTGGAGTCTACGGCGGACGACGGGTTGTGTTCATGCAAGAGGACGACATCAAGTCGTCGGGTTTGATGGCGGGACAGTTGGCCGACCTCGCGAACCATTTTGGCGGAGTGACGCGAGTGGCGCGCGGCTTCATGGTTGCACCCTATTCGATTCCGCGCGGCTGCGTTGCCACCTATTTTCCTGAAGCCAATGTACTTGTGCCGGTCGATAGCACGGCCGAGATCAGCAATACTCCCACGAGCAAATATGTTGTCGTTACGATATCCCCCAGCGCGGATCTGACGGACGAATCATGA